One stretch of Calonectris borealis chromosome 5, bCalBor7.hap1.2, whole genome shotgun sequence DNA includes these proteins:
- the LOC142083164 gene encoding ena/VASP-like protein, protein MKFTWGLEEPQCTRAHSPTRAARVLLHTALGPAKGWKPPSRCLHHLLFALFEFLFAFTLRFFFLCSALPWFRSSPHTHLILSFVFSVLVVSTLQISVCSPLSQPQSPPPACSNCAAPAAGAVPPPPPHASAVSSAPAVPESASQSSFRSPRRAREPPQLLHRHSASELPTAPGSSPPAYPNCRTVTPGIRRTSLSPPPLHPSHFPVASRQPLRRSSLSCFPRSSASPTTNAPPLQRGDVLQPPGPTILPMIPVPPDGITDKAGQETSANVPLNGHPEEQIALGPSGIQVKSVDRSFFPHLGAAPSSPLPTIASPPGSFGQAPSPSSHPSSRPPQQWYQPMSHCLPLPPPYAAVSEVTMPRRTPPYMTSSAIAHLSKY, encoded by the exons ATGAA ATTCACATGGGGCTTGGAGGAGCCTCAGTGTACCAGAGCACACAGTCCTACCCGTGCTGCCAGGGTCCTGCTCCACACAGCCCTCGGTCCTGCCAAGGGTTGGAAACCCCCAAGCCGGTGCCTGCACCATCTCCTCTTTGCTTTGTTTGAGTTTCTGTTTGCGTTTACTTTGCggttcttttttctctgttccgCTTTGCCTTGGTTTCGTTCCTCGCCGCATACCCATCTTAttctttcatttgtcttttctgttcttgTAGTTTCCACCCTTCAGATAAGCGTGTGCTCTCCCCTCTCTCAGCCCCAGTCTCCTCCTCCCGCCTGCAGTAACTGCGCTGCTCCTGCCGCTGGTGCTGTGCCCCCGCCACCACCTCATGCCAGCGCCGTCTCTTCGGCACCCGCTGTCCCCGAGTCCGCCAGTCAATCCTCTTTCAGATCCCCGCGGAGAGCCAGAGAGCCCCCGCAGCTCCTGCACAGGCACTCGGCCTCCGAGCTGCCAACGGCCCCAGGTTCCTCCCCTCCAGCCTACCCAAACTGCAGGACCGTAACGCCAGGCATCAGGCGAACCTCGCTGTCTCCACCACCTCTCCATCCTTCCCACTTTCCCGTCGCCTCTCGCCAGCCTCTCAGGCgctcttctctttcctgctttCCTCGGTCTTCTGCTTCCCCCACCACAAATGCACCACCTCTGCAGAGGGGTGATGTCCTGCAGCCGCCTGGTCCCACCATCCTGCCCATGATTCCTGTCCCGCCTGACGGGATCACAGATAAAGCAGGCCAGGAGACCTCAGCAAATGTACCTCTGAACGGCCATCCTGAAGAACAAATTGCTTTAGGCCCCTCTGGGATCCAGGTGAAAAGCGTGGACAGGTCCTTCTTTCCACACCTAGGAGCTGCAccctcctccccgctgcccacCATTGCCAGCCCTCCTGGCTCCTTTGGCCAggctccctccccatcctcccatCCATCATCTCGTCCTCCACAGCAGTGGTATCAGCCCATGTCACACTGTCTTCCATTGCCTCCCCCTTATGCTGCTGTATCTGAGGTGACTATGCCCAGGCGGACCCCTCCTTACATGACTTCATCAGCCATTGCCCACTTGAGTAAGTACTGA